Proteins co-encoded in one Sulfuricystis thermophila genomic window:
- a CDS encoding TlyA family RNA methyltransferase codes for MRPAVQHAGLRADALLVRQGLAPSRTAAQRLIELGRVSLAGEAITKPAQLLPESAVLTLAPAAEAEYVSRGGIKLAGALDRTHIVVAGKTCLDIGQSTGGFTDCLLQHGAAKVVGIDVGHSQLHPRLARDPRVEAHEGINARALANSALAGRHFDLIVADVSFISLTLILPQLPPFLAPHGEMLLLVKPQFEVGPEHIGKGGIVSDGSLYPAVRDKLTACCAAHHLAVLDWFASPITGGDGNREFFLHARHET; via the coding sequence GTGCGTCCGGCCGTCCAGCATGCTGGCCTGCGCGCCGATGCCCTGCTGGTGCGGCAGGGCCTTGCGCCCTCGCGCACCGCGGCGCAGCGGCTGATCGAGCTTGGTCGGGTCAGCCTCGCTGGTGAGGCGATCACCAAGCCGGCGCAGCTATTGCCGGAAAGTGCGGTGCTCACTCTCGCCCCCGCAGCCGAGGCCGAATACGTCTCACGCGGCGGCATCAAGCTCGCCGGCGCGCTCGACCGCACCCACATCGTCGTCGCCGGCAAGACCTGCCTCGACATCGGCCAATCGACGGGCGGCTTCACCGACTGCCTCTTGCAGCACGGCGCGGCGAAGGTGGTCGGCATCGACGTCGGCCACAGCCAGTTGCACCCGCGGCTTGCTCGTGATCCGCGCGTCGAAGCCCACGAGGGGATCAACGCGCGCGCGCTCGCAAACTCGGCGCTGGCAGGACGGCACTTCGACCTGATCGTCGCCGATGTCTCCTTCATCTCGCTCACCCTGATCCTTCCGCAACTGCCGCCCTTCCTCGCGCCGCACGGCGAGATGCTGCTGCTCGTGAAACCCCAGTTCGAGGTCGGGCCCGAACACATCGGCAAGGGCGGCATCGTCAGCGACGGCTCCCTCTACCCTGCGGTGCGCGACAAGCTCACCGCCTGCTGCGCGGCCCACCACCTTGCCGTGCTCGATTGGTTCGCCAGCCCGATCACCGGCGGCGACGGCAACCGTGAATTCTTTCTCCATGCCCGTCATGAAACCTGA
- the metF gene encoding methylenetetrahydrofolate reductase [NAD(P)H], with amino-acid sequence MKPEISCEFFPPQTAEGLEKLRATRARLAALAPSFFSVTYGAGGSTRERTFDIIMEIAAEGIAACPHLSCIGSTRENIRKILHDYRDHGIRRIVALRGDLPSGMADVGEFRYANELVAFIRQETGDWFHIEVAAYPEWHPQAKSPREDLLNFKRKVEAGANSAITQFFYNADAYAHFVSEARALGITIPIVPGIMPIGSFAKLARFADASGAEIPRWMRKKFESFGDDTDSIRAFGLDVVTELCDRLLALGAPGLHFYTLNQAGLTLEILRWLGLAG; translated from the coding sequence ATGAAACCTGAAATCTCCTGCGAATTCTTCCCACCGCAAACGGCAGAGGGTCTCGAAAAATTGCGTGCGACGCGCGCCCGGCTCGCCGCGCTGGCGCCGAGCTTCTTCTCCGTCACTTATGGCGCCGGCGGCTCGACGCGCGAGCGCACCTTCGACATCATCATGGAAATCGCCGCCGAAGGCATCGCTGCCTGCCCGCACCTTTCCTGCATCGGCTCGACACGCGAGAACATCCGCAAGATCCTGCATGACTACCGTGATCACGGCATTCGCCGTATCGTCGCCCTGCGCGGTGATCTGCCTTCCGGCATGGCCGATGTCGGCGAATTTCGCTATGCCAACGAGCTCGTCGCCTTCATCCGCCAAGAGACCGGTGACTGGTTCCATATCGAGGTCGCCGCCTACCCGGAATGGCATCCGCAGGCGAAGAGCCCGCGCGAAGACCTGCTGAATTTCAAGCGCAAGGTCGAGGCAGGCGCCAACTCGGCGATCACGCAGTTCTTCTACAACGCCGATGCCTACGCTCATTTCGTCAGCGAGGCGCGCGCGCTGGGCATCACGATCCCGATCGTGCCGGGCATCATGCCGATCGGCAGCTTTGCCAAGCTCGCCCGTTTCGCCGACGCGAGCGGCGCCGAGATCCCGCGCTGGATGCGCAAGAAATTCGAAAGCTTCGGCGATGACACCGACTCGATCCGCGCCTTCGGCCTCGATGTGGTCACCGAGCTGTGTGATCGCCTGCTCGCTCTTGGAGCCCCGGGGCTGCACTTTTACACGCTGAACCAGGCGGGGCTCACGCTGGAGATCCTGCGCTGGCTGGGATTGGCTGGCTAG
- a CDS encoding TonB-dependent receptor plug domain-containing protein: MADLRNLVAALPILFCATPGSAAEVSEHDYFGELPIVLTVSRLAQPLNETPGAVTVIEREMIRRSGARELADLLRLVPGYLASGYNGANPTASYHVPLDDYGVRNLVLIDGRPVYSAYYLGGTADGMMGVLLEDVERIEVLRGSNSAAYGANAMFGVINVITRHAQDTHGLEASVSTGGGAIRDNYARIGWGGPAASFRLSTGRRSDSGYANLYDDKTISQLHFRADLRPAPDQELLFSAGVVDRSSGEGFADQPGNPPRTRSWQNIHLLGQWRQQSGAGEELKLTASFNEETLRERFTYPYDASVIVSGDGYGRRVNLELQQQTQIGKQLRAVWGAGYRYEDAVSRPLYNTDDPVALHEERLFGNLEWRPHPHWLINAGGFAAHHSRIGGYFSPRLMANYLVTSQHTLRFGMTSAVRTPTLFELASDVRFYPQDVVRLSGAGKMLEALLASAHQPFLLYKASGEARPERLRVIEFGYFGNLSEQRMTLDVRAYLEKMEDLLAKDRRANVAWYVTPANPFGIPAGVAIPVQDFRNTSGFRTRGIEYQLRWKPFQTTEIWLNQSFQHLHWEEVGNRPFPPSQATTIAWFQQLPAAWDFTVIYQSLGSHSWGAGSDPLPAQQRLDARLAKQFALGTTRLEAALAIQAANGSLPVYAPDSEMRLERRIWGTLRIAF, from the coding sequence ATGGCCGACTTGCGCAATCTCGTCGCTGCCTTACCGATTCTGTTCTGCGCCACGCCGGGATCGGCGGCGGAAGTTTCGGAACATGATTACTTCGGCGAGCTGCCGATCGTCCTGACGGTCAGCCGCCTCGCTCAGCCGCTCAACGAGACACCGGGCGCCGTCACGGTGATCGAGCGCGAGATGATCCGGCGTTCCGGAGCGCGCGAACTGGCCGATCTATTGCGGTTGGTACCCGGTTATCTGGCATCGGGTTACAACGGCGCCAACCCGACCGCTTCCTATCATGTGCCGCTCGATGATTACGGTGTTCGCAACCTCGTGCTGATCGATGGTCGTCCGGTCTATTCGGCCTATTATCTGGGTGGCACGGCCGACGGGATGATGGGCGTACTGCTCGAGGATGTGGAACGCATCGAGGTGCTGCGGGGCTCGAATTCGGCTGCCTACGGGGCGAACGCGATGTTCGGTGTCATCAACGTCATCACCCGTCATGCCCAGGATACGCATGGTTTGGAAGCGTCCGTCAGCACAGGCGGCGGCGCGATCCGCGACAACTATGCGCGCATTGGTTGGGGCGGCCCCGCCGCCAGTTTTCGTCTCAGCACCGGACGGCGCAGCGACAGTGGCTATGCCAATCTCTATGATGACAAGACCATCAGCCAGCTGCATTTCCGCGCTGACCTGCGCCCCGCACCCGATCAGGAGCTGCTGTTTTCCGCCGGGGTAGTCGATCGCTCCAGCGGCGAAGGTTTTGCCGATCAGCCAGGCAATCCACCGCGTACCAGAAGTTGGCAAAACATTCACCTGCTCGGCCAATGGCGGCAGCAGTCCGGGGCGGGTGAGGAGCTCAAGCTGACCGCCAGCTTCAACGAGGAAACGCTGCGTGAGCGTTTCACCTATCCCTATGACGCGAGCGTCATCGTCAGCGGCGATGGCTACGGTCGGCGCGTCAATCTCGAACTGCAGCAGCAAACCCAGATCGGGAAACAGCTGCGTGCCGTGTGGGGCGCCGGTTACCGTTATGAGGATGCCGTCTCGCGGCCGCTTTACAACACCGACGATCCGGTGGCGCTCCATGAGGAACGCCTGTTCGGCAACCTCGAATGGCGCCCGCATCCGCATTGGTTGATCAATGCCGGTGGCTTTGCCGCTCACCACAGCCGCATCGGCGGCTACTTCTCGCCACGCCTGATGGCCAATTATCTGGTCACGTCACAGCATACGCTGCGTTTCGGCATGACCAGCGCCGTGCGGACGCCGACCCTGTTCGAGCTGGCCAGCGATGTGCGTTTTTATCCGCAGGATGTTGTCAGGCTGTCGGGGGCGGGCAAGATGCTCGAAGCCCTGCTCGCCTCGGCGCACCAGCCTTTCCTGCTCTATAAGGCAAGCGGAGAGGCCCGACCGGAACGACTCAGGGTGATCGAGTTCGGCTATTTCGGCAACCTGAGCGAGCAGCGGATGACCCTTGATGTGCGAGCCTATCTGGAAAAGATGGAGGATCTGCTTGCCAAGGATCGCCGTGCTAACGTCGCCTGGTATGTTACGCCAGCCAACCCGTTCGGCATTCCAGCCGGCGTGGCCATCCCGGTGCAGGATTTTCGCAATACGTCGGGCTTCCGCACCCGCGGCATCGAGTATCAGTTGCGCTGGAAACCCTTCCAGACGACGGAAATCTGGTTGAACCAGTCTTTCCAGCATCTGCATTGGGAAGAAGTCGGCAACCGGCCCTTCCCGCCCAGCCAAGCCACAACGATCGCCTGGTTCCAGCAGTTGCCAGCTGCATGGGATTTCACAGTCATCTATCAATCGCTCGGCAGTCATTCTTGGGGCGCCGGGTCGGATCCCCTACCGGCCCAGCAGCGCCTCGATGCCCGTCTGGCCAAGCAATTCGCGCTCGGCACGACACGTTTGGAAGCAGCGCTAGCCATCCAGGCGGCGAATGGTAGTCTGCCTGTATATGCGCCCGATAGCGAGATGAGACTCGAGCGCCGCATCTGGGGCACATTGCGTATTGCATTTTGA
- a CDS encoding sensor domain-containing diguanylate cyclase, producing MTRSTLSFRVRLLLGSVLPALIMVLLLGAVFFDRYQNDLESVFQERGYAVAHQIGAAAEYALFSGSHDTLGRLADVARQSDPTIVVVTVFDATGRQVAHSGAVPLHRLPLINSPQVYRGDRVTALQTPVFQTILQLQDELSDVRPPEQKIVGYIAVEIARDALEARKREMLEITLAIMLGGLLLASWLSLRIAHGVLTTLDTAQKALRRQMETAELLARTDALTGLANRRAFDEVAQQEIQRAQRYGTPLTLVLADLDHFKAINDSHGHDVGDCVLQDFARILAGSVRNVDLVGRWGGEEFAILMPGTDLTEATQAAERMRRQVEQAQLCIEETTCRYTASFGVAAFRADMPTLASLLGRADMALYRAKRLGRNRVEVG from the coding sequence ATGACGCGCTCGACCCTGAGCTTCCGTGTGCGTCTGCTGCTTGGGTCGGTTTTGCCCGCCTTGATCATGGTGCTGCTGTTGGGTGCGGTGTTTTTCGATCGCTATCAGAACGATCTGGAATCGGTTTTCCAGGAGCGCGGTTATGCCGTTGCCCATCAAATCGGCGCTGCCGCCGAATATGCGTTGTTTAGCGGTAGCCACGACACCTTGGGCCGCCTGGCCGATGTCGCCCGGCAGAGCGATCCGACGATCGTGGTGGTCACCGTGTTCGACGCCACCGGTCGTCAGGTCGCCCATTCCGGTGCGGTGCCGCTTCACCGTTTGCCCCTCATCAATTCGCCGCAGGTATACAGGGGCGATCGTGTGACGGCGCTACAAACGCCGGTGTTCCAAACCATCCTGCAGTTGCAGGACGAGCTTTCCGACGTACGGCCACCGGAGCAGAAAATCGTCGGCTACATCGCCGTGGAAATCGCCCGCGATGCGCTCGAAGCGCGCAAGCGCGAAATGCTGGAAATCACCCTGGCCATCATGCTGGGCGGACTCTTGCTGGCGAGCTGGCTGTCGCTACGCATCGCCCACGGCGTGCTCACTACACTGGACACGGCACAGAAGGCGCTCAGACGGCAGATGGAAACCGCAGAGCTGCTGGCGCGCACCGATGCGCTGACAGGGCTGGCCAACCGGCGCGCCTTCGACGAGGTGGCGCAGCAGGAAATCCAACGCGCCCAGCGCTATGGGACGCCGCTGACCCTCGTGCTGGCCGATCTCGATCATTTCAAGGCGATCAACGACAGCCACGGTCACGATGTCGGCGATTGCGTGTTACAGGACTTTGCGCGCATCCTGGCCGGATCGGTGCGCAACGTCGATCTGGTCGGCCGCTGGGGTGGTGAGGAGTTCGCCATCCTGATGCCGGGGACCGACTTAACGGAGGCCACGCAAGCAGCAGAGCGCATGCGCAGACAGGTCGAACAGGCACAGTTGTGTATCGAGGAGACAACGTGCCGCTATACGGCGAGCTTTGGTGTCGCCGCGTTCCGTGCCGACATGCCGACGCTGGCCTCATTACTCGGTCGTGCCGACATGGCGTTGTATCGGGCCAAGCGCCTGGGGCGCAACCGCGTCGAGGTCGGCTAG
- a CDS encoding TonB-dependent receptor plug domain-containing protein yields the protein MPKKAVAMLALLFSLPGLAGGSDGIRQLLALSLEEQMAITVKIASQTEQSMAEAPAVVSVITADDLRATGATNLMEILQSVPGVYVKTNLFGAKPLLSMRGASGVNVLLMINGAPAKDLVWSPGIFWKGVPANMIERIEIIRGPGSALFGADAAAGVINVITKTAGKIPGGEAGVRVGSDDSWAGWLQQGGEWNGFDIAFTADLSATDGYSPWIARDKLGAAGNAYVGHDDADLHLSIARQHWRLLVDHTRHENVGIGLTGGAVLDPLTRARDRQSSLALLYRNDALSTDWGVSGEARYRDLAYDSGNGFWEKPPGPGELRNALSVAERRFNVEGVVHYRGLRDQLIQLGAGHVWQTPYDVSQTLNGVAGVFVPEKTRRNAYFFAQDIWHLAPDWELTAGARYDRYSDFGSTLNPRLALVWQSSPRLTTKLMYGRAFRAPSYLELYSQTAANAANPDLRPERSRTVELSFTWRASRALNLGMNVYRFVRSDVIAPEAQPPYRFANLGRYASNGVELEAQWQVGRYLRLSGNVSQMQLGAVDDPLRDLAIPRRQAYLRADWAIAPKWHWNLQAHWFDRRPLPANDPRTPLGSKLWLSTSLRYFHGSDWEFAATLRNLADRDLREYSSRALVDNLPLPGRSFAAELRYKF from the coding sequence ATGCCAAAGAAAGCCGTTGCCATGCTTGCCTTGCTGTTCTCTCTGCCGGGGCTCGCCGGCGGGAGTGATGGCATTCGCCAGCTGCTGGCATTGAGTTTGGAGGAGCAGATGGCCATCACGGTGAAGATTGCCAGTCAGACGGAGCAGTCGATGGCCGAGGCTCCCGCGGTGGTGTCGGTGATCACCGCCGACGATCTGCGCGCCACCGGCGCGACCAATCTGATGGAAATCCTGCAGAGCGTGCCGGGCGTGTATGTGAAAACCAATCTGTTCGGCGCCAAACCGCTGCTCTCCATGCGCGGTGCTTCCGGCGTCAATGTGCTGCTGATGATCAACGGCGCGCCGGCCAAGGATCTGGTTTGGTCGCCCGGCATCTTCTGGAAGGGTGTGCCGGCGAACATGATCGAGCGTATCGAGATCATCCGCGGTCCCGGCTCGGCGCTGTTCGGCGCGGATGCCGCGGCGGGCGTGATCAACGTGATCACCAAAACTGCCGGGAAAATTCCCGGTGGCGAGGCCGGGGTCCGGGTCGGCAGCGATGACAGCTGGGCGGGCTGGCTGCAGCAGGGAGGGGAGTGGAACGGCTTCGACATCGCCTTCACTGCCGATCTGTCCGCTACCGATGGCTATTCACCCTGGATTGCCCGCGACAAGCTGGGGGCCGCCGGGAATGCTTACGTTGGCCATGACGATGCCGATCTGCATCTGTCGATCGCCCGGCAGCATTGGCGTTTGCTGGTCGATCACACGCGCCACGAGAACGTCGGCATCGGCCTCACCGGCGGCGCCGTGCTCGATCCGCTGACGAGAGCGCGGGACCGTCAGTCGAGCCTGGCCCTGCTTTATCGCAATGATGCGCTGAGCACCGATTGGGGTGTGTCGGGTGAGGCGCGTTATCGTGATCTCGCCTATGACTCTGGCAATGGTTTCTGGGAGAAGCCGCCGGGCCCGGGCGAGTTGCGCAATGCGCTCTCTGTCGCCGAGCGCCGTTTCAATGTCGAAGGGGTGGTGCATTATCGCGGGCTGCGTGATCAGCTGATCCAGTTGGGTGCTGGGCACGTCTGGCAGACGCCCTATGACGTCAGCCAAACCCTGAACGGCGTGGCGGGCGTGTTCGTACCCGAGAAAACGCGTCGCAATGCTTATTTTTTTGCTCAGGATATCTGGCATCTCGCGCCGGATTGGGAGCTGACGGCCGGCGCGCGTTACGACCGTTATTCCGATTTCGGCAGTACGCTCAATCCGCGCCTGGCGCTGGTCTGGCAGAGCAGCCCGCGGCTGACCACCAAACTGATGTATGGGCGGGCGTTCAGGGCGCCTTCGTATCTCGAGCTGTATTCGCAGACGGCAGCCAATGCGGCCAACCCCGATCTGCGGCCGGAACGCTCGCGCACGGTCGAGTTGTCGTTCACTTGGCGCGCCAGTCGCGCTCTGAATCTCGGCATGAATGTCTATCGCTTCGTGCGCAGCGACGTCATCGCGCCGGAAGCGCAGCCGCCCTATCGCTTCGCGAATCTGGGCCGTTATGCCAGCAACGGCGTCGAGCTGGAAGCGCAGTGGCAGGTGGGTCGCTACCTGCGACTGAGCGGCAATGTGAGTCAAATGCAGCTCGGCGCCGTCGATGATCCGCTGCGCGATCTGGCCATCCCGCGACGCCAAGCCTACCTGCGTGCCGACTGGGCGATCGCACCGAAGTGGCACTGGAATCTCCAGGCCCACTGGTTCGATCGGCGCCCCTTGCCCGCCAATGATCCGCGCACGCCGCTGGGCAGCAAACTCTGGTTGTCGACCAGTCTGCGCTACTTCCATGGCAGCGACTGGGAATTCGCCGCCACCCTCCGCAACCTGGCGGACCGCGACCTGCGTGAATATTCGAGTCGTGCGCTGGTGGACAATCTTCCCTTGCCCGGCCGCAGTTTCGCAGCCGAACTCCGCTACAAGTTCTGA
- a CDS encoding putative bifunctional diguanylate cyclase/phosphodiesterase, which yields MADGKGYWRQGILARGLLSVVGIALLVGVIATLLARQTIDARLHDEAMTRLTELVDTVESTAAVACFANDEQLANEVAQGLLRNSDVMRVIILGRDGELVMVDREVARETMGEPLLVQRKLRSPFKSAETIGEIRLEADRALIDTRIAQELWLVSLLLVSQLLALIMTVAVALYWWVLRPIKATSDRLHHLDAAGGERLPIPEGHETTEIGRLVTDINELTAQLVVTLEQERLLRRQHEIDQRKYRNLFDNASSGIFVADREGRLVSCNRAFCGLAGLPTRNDAKGCWLTDARWDAPGELLAILRACLDAPPETEPYADDYLIRDRRGEERWLHVMMVPLGDGNVQGTVTDVTQRKREELAARRLAVTDALTGFPNRAGLQRSLADLDPDGEPFALVMVDLDDFKQINDALGFPTGDALLIAVAARLRELLGERDRVARIGSDEFALLLAGVSDRQAITTRLEQLIGRLKQPYEIRLHNDRQTMEIGVSIGAALFPADGCDVQQLLRAAELALNSARTTGECSWKLFDPALQTEAEHRRRLEDDLRAAVAGRELQLAYQPIVELATGMIIGAEALLRWPHPQRGMVPPDVFIPLAEEIGLIGVIGLEVVDAVCRQLAHWRQAGHVLYCSLNVSARQIPDALPPAHLLELLSRHAVPPSSLALEITESLLMRDVTVAQRWIESLRVAGVRIFLDDFGTGFSSLSYLKRFPLDTVKIDKSFIRDLHDDRNDRGLVEAIIAMAETLGLHVVAEGIEDARQLALLKEMRCRYGQGYLFARPMAAEDFAAMLASERAKSGGA from the coding sequence ATGGCGGATGGTAAGGGATATTGGCGGCAGGGCATCCTCGCCCGCGGCTTGCTGTCCGTCGTCGGCATCGCATTGCTGGTCGGCGTGATCGCCACCTTGCTGGCGCGCCAGACGATCGACGCGCGCCTGCATGATGAAGCCATGACCCGGCTGACCGAACTGGTCGATACGGTCGAGAGCACCGCCGCGGTGGCCTGTTTCGCCAATGACGAGCAGTTGGCCAACGAAGTCGCACAAGGTCTGTTGCGCAATAGCGATGTGATGAGGGTGATCATTCTTGGCCGGGATGGTGAGCTGGTGATGGTCGATCGCGAGGTGGCACGGGAAACCATGGGCGAACCCCTGCTCGTCCAGCGGAAACTCCGGTCACCGTTCAAATCCGCCGAGACGATCGGCGAAATCCGTCTCGAAGCCGATCGCGCGCTGATCGATACACGCATCGCGCAGGAGCTCTGGCTGGTGAGTCTGTTGCTCGTCAGCCAATTGCTGGCGCTGATCATGACGGTAGCCGTTGCCTTGTATTGGTGGGTTCTGCGACCGATCAAGGCGACTTCCGACCGCTTGCACCATCTCGACGCTGCGGGCGGCGAACGCCTGCCCATCCCGGAGGGTCACGAAACCACCGAGATCGGTCGTCTCGTCACCGACATCAACGAATTGACCGCGCAGCTGGTGGTCACCCTGGAACAGGAGCGCCTGTTGCGACGCCAACATGAAATCGATCAGCGCAAATATCGCAATCTGTTCGACAACGCCAGCTCGGGCATTTTCGTCGCAGATCGCGAAGGACGGCTTGTCTCCTGCAATCGCGCTTTCTGCGGACTGGCTGGTTTGCCAACGAGAAACGATGCGAAAGGGTGCTGGCTGACCGATGCAAGGTGGGATGCGCCCGGTGAGCTGTTGGCCATACTCCGCGCCTGTCTGGACGCACCGCCCGAAACCGAGCCCTATGCGGACGATTACCTGATCCGCGACCGCCGAGGGGAGGAACGCTGGCTGCATGTGATGATGGTGCCGCTTGGTGATGGCAACGTGCAGGGGACGGTCACCGATGTGACGCAGCGCAAGCGGGAAGAACTGGCGGCGCGGCGCCTGGCCGTTACCGACGCGCTGACGGGTTTCCCCAATCGGGCCGGTCTGCAACGCAGCCTCGCCGATCTCGACCCGGATGGCGAGCCGTTTGCGCTGGTGATGGTCGATCTCGACGACTTCAAGCAGATCAACGATGCGCTCGGCTTCCCCACGGGCGATGCGTTGTTGATCGCTGTCGCCGCTCGTCTGCGCGAGCTGCTTGGCGAAAGGGATCGCGTGGCACGCATCGGCAGTGACGAATTTGCGTTGCTATTGGCAGGCGTCAGCGACAGGCAGGCGATAACTACGCGTCTGGAGCAGTTGATCGGCCGGCTGAAACAGCCCTACGAAATCAGGCTGCACAACGACCGCCAAACCATGGAGATAGGAGTCAGCATCGGAGCCGCCTTGTTCCCGGCCGATGGCTGTGACGTCCAGCAATTGCTGCGCGCAGCGGAGCTTGCCCTGAACAGCGCACGCACGACGGGTGAATGCAGCTGGAAGCTATTTGATCCTGCCTTACAGACGGAGGCCGAGCATCGGCGCCGGCTCGAGGACGATCTGCGCGCTGCCGTGGCTGGACGCGAGTTGCAACTGGCCTATCAGCCGATCGTCGAATTGGCGACGGGGATGATCATTGGTGCCGAGGCGTTGTTGCGCTGGCCCCATCCACAGCGTGGCATGGTGCCGCCGGACGTTTTCATTCCCCTCGCCGAGGAGATCGGTCTGATAGGCGTCATCGGGCTGGAGGTAGTCGATGCGGTCTGCCGCCAGCTGGCGCACTGGCGGCAGGCTGGACATGTGCTGTATTGTTCTCTCAACGTTTCGGCGCGCCAGATCCCCGATGCACTGCCCCCCGCGCACCTGCTCGAACTGCTCAGCCGACACGCCGTGCCACCGTCCAGTCTGGCGCTCGAGATCACCGAGAGCCTGCTGATGCGTGATGTCACGGTCGCCCAGAGGTGGATCGAAAGCTTGCGTGTGGCTGGAGTGCGTATCTTCCTCGATGATTTCGGCACGGGCTTTTCATCGCTGTCCTATCTCAAACGCTTTCCGCTCGATACGGTCAAGATCGACAAATCGTTCATCCGCGATCTCCATGACGACCGCAACGACCGCGGGCTCGTCGAGGCGATCATCGCGATGGCAGAAACGCTGGGTCTGCATGTCGTCGCCGAAGGTATCGAAGATGCACGGCAACTCGCATTATTGAAGGAAATGCGCTGTCGTTATGGCCAAGGCTATCTTTTCGCCCGTCCCATGGCCGCAGAAGATTTTGCGGCAATGCTGGCGTCGGAACGGGCCAAATCTGGAGGCGCGTGA
- a CDS encoding ABC transporter substrate-binding protein: protein MTLVSEALAAPLVWVVLAESGGVHLETANDLKAALAETADVRVDRATELFAGRGARPDLIVTVGTAALDGALEQLPKKDAGWSKIPLIATLVPQSIVEARRAIVGARPFTAVVLDQPLSRQLALIRRALPESQRVGVVPGPQTRAYLAQLEKETRAHGLQLIVGPEVRAPEEIYPSLKEVLVRADVVLALPEPLVYNAGTLQNILLTTYRARVPLVAFSSAYVKAGALLAVYSSPSQVARQTAQVLRDWLAERRLPPIVFIREFTVVANDRVAASLGLPPFDVDEIAADLRRLEAGR from the coding sequence ATGACTTTGGTATCAGAGGCACTGGCTGCACCCCTCGTCTGGGTGGTGTTGGCCGAGAGCGGCGGTGTGCATCTGGAAACCGCGAACGACCTGAAGGCGGCTCTGGCCGAAACCGCTGATGTGCGCGTCGATCGCGCCACGGAGCTCTTTGCCGGCAGAGGCGCAAGACCGGACCTGATCGTCACCGTGGGCACGGCTGCCCTCGACGGCGCACTCGAACAATTACCGAAGAAGGATGCCGGCTGGTCGAAAATTCCGCTCATCGCCACACTCGTACCGCAGTCGATCGTCGAGGCGCGACGGGCGATCGTCGGCGCGCGTCCATTCACTGCCGTCGTACTCGATCAGCCCCTCTCGCGCCAACTCGCACTGATCCGGCGTGCGTTGCCGGAAAGCCAGCGGGTCGGCGTGGTACCCGGGCCGCAGACGCGGGCCTATCTGGCGCAGCTCGAAAAGGAAACGCGGGCCCATGGACTGCAACTGATCGTCGGGCCCGAAGTGCGTGCGCCGGAGGAGATCTATCCGTCTTTGAAGGAAGTGCTGGTGCGTGCCGATGTCGTGCTGGCGCTGCCGGAGCCGCTGGTCTATAACGCCGGGACGTTACAGAACATTCTGCTCACCACTTACCGCGCGCGGGTGCCGCTGGTCGCATTCTCATCGGCCTACGTCAAGGCCGGCGCATTGCTGGCCGTCTATTCGTCACCATCACAGGTGGCACGGCAAACCGCCCAAGTCTTACGCGACTGGCTGGCAGAGCGCAGGCTCCCACCGATCGTTTTTATTCGCGAATTCACGGTCGTCGCCAACGACAGGGTGGCGGCTTCGCTTGGCTTGCCTCCCTTCGATGTCGATGAGATCGCCGCTGACCTGCGTCGGCTGGAGGCGGGTCGATGA